The DNA region AGGCGAAATGAATGTTGATATATGAAATTGCAGGAGTATTGCAAGAGGAAAGCCTCACAGTTACTGAAACCTGCTCTGTTGATACTTTATTCGCTTTGTCTAAACAGGAAATTTCTCCTGCATGAAAATGTCAATAACAAAGTCTGCTGGGATTTAAACTCTTAGTCATTTCAACcatatttgctgtatttttttcagtaataaagttgtttatttaAGTTCAAACCAAAGACTCACACTGTGGCTTCCAcctctctcactgtgtgtgtaaatgagaGTTTAGAATataaattttttatttatttatattaaaatgcaaCTTCTTTTGGCTCTTACATTTGTGCATTTCAACTGTTGCCAGTGCTTACATACCAACCGTAACTTCAGCTGCAAACACTTGAACTACATCTGGTATTTCAGCTTCCATCCTAAGTGCTTTCTTTGCTGCACTTCAGCTTACAATTAAAATGCTTCTTTCTCGTACTCTTCATCTGATAATGCAGCTGCGTTCAGTCTCTGCATGCCAACTAACACTTCAAATGATTTTTACTCTTCAACAGACATTTAATGGAATGGTTCAAAACTTTGAAAAATTTGCATATTAGTTTTCTTtccgagagttagatgagaaggttgataccactctcatatttttctgttaaagATCAAGCTGGAGCCACAAGATGATTAGATAGACAcgatataacgtgttaattagtgagctttagaggtactGGAAGGCGGATATCATAGAATTGCGAAGTGGGAGGAGGTATTCCGAGCACCCCTGGTTCTGAAACTTTTTTCCCGTAAACAACATTACGTTATTCACAATTTGATGTACAATCTACAGAGTCAATCagtttacttttattttctgcatCACTTCtgagtgaattcagcaactatggcTATTGTTTACAACTTCAGCCATGAAGCGTTTTGAATACTCTTATTTATGCACTttgcttcttctccatagcatCAGCAGCCAAGGCTCATGGCTATTGTAGTATTCTTGGCCGTCCGCAATGCCAAAACCATAggcaaaatgttatttttcagaaaagaagttgaaataatgtaaattgGTGGTCACAATATTAGCCTGTAGGATCATTACATTATCTgggagagtcctgagtttctattTTCACTTATATTGAGGAGACCACTTCCCAACTGTTCCCCCGTGTATTGTAGTCTTTATGTGAGGCTAAGCTAACTGCTTCCTGCCTCCAGGCTTCATATTTGTCGGACAGACAGTGatgtcaatcttctcatcttttGGTGAATCAGCATGtctctcaaaatgttgaactgtctctgtaaaacatttacactttaacactttaacTATCCTCATATTGACTCATTTTGATGCTTGTGTAAGGTAGGCCACAAACAAATTGTGTAACTTAAACTCAGTACTGCTAATATTCACTGCAGTAGGACAGTTAAAGATATAATCTGCTCTCTCCCCTTTGCTCCAACATATTTCTGTTAACAAGATGACAGAGGGAGAGGTTTATATATGGACCCCTTTTAATGTTTCATTTCGTCACGTGTCCACTGACACACAGTATGATTGGCCTCATCTCAGTTTTTAGGTGTCAAGCCCCGACAGTGTGGACATGTCTTCACAGCAATGGTGGATGAAAAAAGAAGGGAGAAGTCCAAGTGGGGCTTTTAGCTGGTGTTCGCCTCCCTTTCTTCCCCCTCTTGAGATTACACTTGGAGAcaagaaataaatgaacttCCCCGGTGGTATAAAATTGCCTGTCTCCCTTAGAATCTCAATAGCCTTCAAACCTCAAAGGGTGTTGTCATAGTAATGGCAGGCAGTGGAAATAATGCCTGCTTTGCCGCATTGCCGGGTTACTGGCCCTGGTAGCCGTTTCTCGctacaacaaaaacatcaagtCCTGAAAGAGGGGTTTTGGGGTTGGGGGGTAAAAGAGGGGGGTGTTGGGTTGAGATAGAGAGAGTTTAGATGGAAATACAGGGAAAGgttgtgtgtaatatttgagGTACAGTGTGAGGTGTTCGAGGTCTGCAAACACAACAGTGTCAGAGTCTCTTACTGGGTCTGCCTGTCCCTTTTAGACAGCTCTGCCAGGCTACATTAgaggcttgtgtgtgtttcgttcatgtgtgtgtaagaaTAGAAAATCCAGAAACAGGCTGCTCCCACACAGTCTGGTTAAAAGGATTCTACTTTTCAATGGGTTTTAGTGTTACAGTTGAGCGTTATAGTTTGACTGCTGTTAGAGGTAAAGGGCAAAGGTTGCCGAGGAACTGCTGAGGTGTGGGGGATAAATGGAAGTCATTTGATTATTCTCAAACAAACTGGAACTTTATCTCCCGCAGGCAGGTTTTATTTATGCAGCTTAATCATGTTTACTAATTCCTGTTGGAGCAGAGCCACCCAACCTCTAACCTCAACTGCACCAACCTTTCCTGTAATGACgctgattaaaacaaaacaaaaaccaaacaaaaaaaggaacgATCACATGAATTTGTATGTCGGTTTCCTtatacacacaataaaacaactttACTGAAAATTTTAAAGTTCAGTCTTGACCTCCACAAAACAAGGTCAGCATAAAAAGGGCCATTTTGTGGCTGTTCGGTTCTATTTGAAACTTTCAATCAGACCACATGATCTTCTTCATCAGCAGGAGATCCAGAAAGTTGAGAAGGCCTCAGACAGAAAagtggaaatttgaacatcaaCGATTCCCATAACAACTGTGCAAACtctatctgctgatgaagatcatgtgatatgatcaaaagtaGAGCTggaacaattagttgattaatagaAAAGTAATCGGCTACTATTTTAGACAAATTCTTCACAAACATTAGTGATGAATTGTTGCTTTCCTCTGAGTGtgagtcagacaaaacaatgataaacctgacaatgaaaataattactagttgcagccctaataaaaAGCATCAGAGCAGTTAAATGGACCTAGAGGTGAGTGTcttttgtcagttgctgaaaattgTTTGACTTACTTGTAATTTCCTCTCATTTATTCTCACAATACTGTAGcacaaaacatttgtgttttaagtTTGAGTCTTTCTCCCTGTCCTCCCTCTGCCGTCTGTGAATTCTTGTTTCTCTGTTGGTTCGTGTAACATAATTGCTTCCATTTTTGCCAGGACTCTCTCCAAAAAGAGATTCTTGAACTCAAGAGACcatcctggttaaataaagtttgactgaaaataaaaagaagaaagtgttATATGCTCTACAGATTTCCAGTATGATTTGTGAGAATGAATTATCAAATTTAACCAATAGTGGTGGAAtgtaaataagtacatttactgctGCACTCACATACAGTTTTAATATTGTActgtactttaaaaaaataacaacaactttGTTTTACCTTTTATGCCACATTCTACATTTAAGAGGGAAATACTGCACTTTTTACTctactatatttatttgacaattCAAGTTACTAGTTATGTTGCAGCTAAGCTAATAAAATATGAAGCATTCTTTCAGATTTAACTACCAAATAGTATAAAAAGTAGTTTATATAAAGTTTGGCTTCACATTGACTTACAGCACCATTAAAATACTATTTATACATTGTTACACATCAGTAAAaccaataataaaataacacatatgattatataatattatgaaAAGGGCTATCCTGCATTTTGCTAatgatacttatgtacttttactttttacttttataataTGTTATTGCTGCTTTTGTTTAAGTAAAATATCTGTTAAAGTATCTTTTTCCACCTctaataatacaataattaaaactgtgtgttattggatttttaaaagatctttaaaaaaaattagcaACTCAGCAACTTTTAATTGTTTCATATCAGTGACAAATGCATTTAGAACAGCTTACAGCTGATGTTACAATACCCTTTATAATCTATTAATTAATGCTTTCATGTTACCAAGAGCTGGCATGTACTCTAAATCAAACTCACCATAAAAACTAgcacaacagttttttttgtttgtttgttttgcattttcattctGTGTGCAAAGCATTTGCTTTAAGCTGCATAAAACATAACCCAGACCTCTGCTGTAAGTGGAGCGTTATTGCTATTCATCGACTTTTTCCTGCAACATGATACCTGCTCTGGTGCCTGTTGCACATTTGTGATTGCCATTAAAAGTAGTGTAAATAGTGTATTTTTGTCATAACCATTGGATAATGgccaaaaaaatttttttttaaggttaatACATTACTTGAACTCTCACTATAAATGGTTTTAGGCTCATCTCTATATCAGTTTAATTACACAtaggtgtgtgtgaatgtgtgtggtccaggtattcctcatgttgtgttgatgtaaatctgtttacacattcatgttgtggggactcgccaccgttttggggacaaaaagcaagtccttttaacgtaaatcattaattttagggtgaagacttggtttaaggtTAAGGCAcatttagggttagggttagggttaggcatgtggtggttagggttaaggttcggataagtctccaggaaatgaatgtaagttaATATAACATCCTCTGAAGTGACGGAAacactactgtgtgtgtgtgtgtgtgtgtgtgttggtgactCTGTGTTCACATGGTCCCTCTGTTTCCTGCGGAAGGATAATGGTTGGGGTCAGGGGTCAGCGCAGAGAAGGGTTTgtggggggttgggggtgtCTTGAAGGCATTTCCTGGCCTGGCAGCTGAACGGCGTCAACTCCTCCCCTCTCTAACAGGATCTGGGAGCTGTTTATCTCCAGGATGTCAATAATGTCATGTCACCTTACAGGGAAAGCAAGAGAAACATGCAGGAAGTTCATTACCAAACAATGTGTGGATCAATGAATgggcagcagacacacacacactgctctgtcACTGCCGCCCTCTAGTGGTGCTGATGATGACCACGTGTATCATCTCATGTCGTCTCTGTGTTTATAGGTGTGTACATACTGATAGCTGTTGGAGCTGTGATGATGCTTGTTGGCTTCCTCGGTTGTTACGGAGCCATTCAGGAGTCTCAGTGCCTGTTGGGGACAgtgagtgtctttttttttttacttttttgttccTGCCCTGTGAGTTTTATCTTGCAGgaattatttttctatttaaattgATTCATTAATTAAATCTATCACTCTGAGGTTCATATAGTTTACCCTGCTTTCTTTGTgtagttctttttctttttggtgatCCTCTTTGCCTGCGAAGTGGCCGCAGCCATCTGGGGTTTCATGAACAGAGACACAGTAAGcattgccacacacacacacacacacacacatacataaaccaAGTGGATGTTTCACTGCAGCActaaatgtttgatgtttgcaTTGATTTTCCACCTGCACCTCCAACCCGTTCTGTTTGTTGTTATGACTCTGAAACAACCTGCCTGACTCCCAACTGTCCACAGATCTCCAAAGAGCTGATCAACTTCTACGACTCTGCGTACATCAAGGCTGTGGACGTGTCAGGGACTCCCAGTAAAGACTCTGCCATCGCAGTGCTGCATGCTTTCCACACTACGGTACGTCATATTGGAAAATCTTATGGTATAAGTAAACATCTctggtttttaaatgtatttaagggatgtaataaactgtatattttgaTAATGCGTTTGTTGAGAGAGTGAcctcttgtttcttctcttcAGCTCGACTGCTGTGGTAAAGGAGATGACACGGTTCTCTTCCAACAAGTCGTCAGTGCCTTGTGTCCTCAAAAGTCTCCAGAAGATTTGCTGAAACCTCAGGTAAGTTCTTagaaaaaataattgtaaataCTTAGTTTTAGGCTACAATGTTGgtagaaatgttttattggcTTTATTGACCATccattaaaaaatatagattCAATTAAATTGTAATTgaatctatatttttcttgccATCAACAAATACcgaaaaaagaccaaaaccaataatgTGTTTGATACTTTGGAGTTTTCTACCCTGTTCATGGGAAGCCCATTTGTTTCTACTGGAGAcctaaaacagctggaaacTGCAGtatttagcaaacattactcaaacaggagtaaatgttgcttttctctgggattattttcagcagcatattaatacacatttgatgCTCTAGTGagcatttacagcagcaggatggtgaaTGTGGGATTGAGTAACccacagtgtggctcattgatgtgttttttatgttgtttctggacaacaatgaaggtctgtgacacagaggaataaactaTGTAGGGCTGTACCTGGCTTAgtagacaatacttgttagtagagATACACCCAGATGTGAAGCTGTAGTTAGACTGAGTCATTCTGAGTCAGACTTTTCTGCTCAGAAAAGAGAAAGTggattacaaaaaacaaacttcatttCTGATGAATGACTGCATCACTGATTGATTTTAGTAAGAGTTATGTTGCTGATGTAATTAATTATTCAGAATTGTGCAGTCAGAGCCAGATACTCAGCACCTTGTTTTGACAGCTGACGCAGCTCTCCATTACATGTAATCCATTagagtgtgtgtacagtgtagAGGATTAAATATTTCTCATTCATCATGTTGGCATGACTGACGTCTTtactctccctctgtctcctcccaGAGCTGTCATGATAAACTGATCGAGCTGTTCTCAGAGAAGCTCTACCTGATTGGTCTGGCTGCTTTGGTGGTTGCTGTCATCATGGTGAGTGTCAGAATGAAGGGGAGGGCCTGTGGGAAATGCAGATGGATATTTTACGCAGCATGGCCAACATGTCCCTTCAACTCCTGCTTTTGTCACCTCTGATAACGACACAGATACCTGAACTGTTGTGTCCTTTTTCCCAATTAGATCTTCGAGATGATCTTCACCATGGTGCTCTGCTGTGGGATCCGCAACAGCCCAGTGTACTAAGAGTCCAGCTAATGGAAAACAATGGTCCACATCAGCCTATGAtggcattattttattttgtgcttCTGCAGTAGTACCTCTTTCTTATGGTTAGAACACAGCAAGATGGATATCTCTCCTTTTATTTTAgactagaaaatgcaattagCCTTTAATGTTGCTAATCTATCACCACTCATGTTTCTTACACTATGATTTAGTTTCTATCAGGcagattttctgtatttatcaTAGAACTTTATATGAATCCTTTAtagctacagtatgttgtgaATTATTTCTCTGAAGTCGTTGAACTTAATGCCAttttcatggatgtataaattgTATATATACTTATCATATGTTAATAACACTTAAGAGAGTCCATGTATTCCctgtttgtttgtgatgtgtCTCCCTGCAGTGTGCCAGTGTTATATAATTTAAGCAGCAGGGATTCAGTGGTCCAGGGTAACGTACTGTCTTATTGTCTTATTATCAGAAAGTAGTCGACTTATGTGTTTTTAGTcagctgtgtgtctttgtgtctaaTGAACCATCTTCATGCTGCCTTATGACCTATATTAACCTGTGAAACTCATCTCctttaataatgataaaaacagtCTTCTTACTCAACCTGttttaatgatgataataaactaTGTCATCTGTCTTGTACGTTTTTGGTGGAGCACACACTACGCCGTTATCAACTTTTTTTTAGCTTGTGGCCCCTTAAGATGAAGCAATTTTGCCCTTAAATATGGAGATATGCACTcaactctcttcttcttctatgaaATGCACAGGTGCTAAAGCAATACATAAGACAAATTAAAAGTTCTGCATACTCgcagaaatattatttaatgcACATACATTTCGGGCCAAGCCCTTCCTCAGTGTGCTTATTGTTAGCCACATGCAACCCTTTTTCACAAGTGGCATGTCTATAAATTATGAGTAGTCAATTCAAAGAGGGATATTCACTTCTCAGATTATTTCATTTGACTAATTCttagaggcctgaagaggtaaaatgactgtattttgcaaaaacaagcacacaacagagaaaaataaaaatattttgtgcaccagaatttaattttcttatttcCCACCTGGGAAATCAGTTCATGACTCACTAGATTCATTTTGTGACTCCTTGTAGGGGTCCTGACCCCCACATTGGGAACCACTGCAATACACAGTTGGTGTTAAGGAGTAAAGTGTACAAACTTTGAAACATTGCACAGTTTGAGGCAGGGATCCAAGTCCAAATCATCCATCATAAACATCCAAATCTGCAATTAAAATGTGCACTGGGAGTTTGTTTGAATGTAGGGCTGGGCTCAGTGTTTGTCTTTGATATGTGTACTGTAACAGCCTTCCAGTTTACAGTAAGCCACCCAATCACAACAACAATCACAGCTCACAGCTTGGTGGTTCACTTACAGTATTTGCCTTGTATCACCACAGGGGGGCAGTCTGATATCAACACCTCGATGCTAGATCAGCACAGTCTGCAGAACAGTGGAATACATTAAAAAGTCAACTGACTTGTATTTCTGGCACAGTGTGCAGCAGACACACCCAGTACACAGTGAGTGTTTATCCTGCCGACAGGTAAAGTTTCTCTTCAGAGAACACAGCGCGTGTGGAAGCCCACCCAGCTCaaacactttgtgttttgtggttgatgaaaagatattttaatgACAACACTGTTGATTTGTATTAAACTGTAATAGAGTTGTTGTGCAAGATCCTGAACaagataagaaaaaataaaacacacatatgataTGAATATGACAAAGACAGCTTGTGTATTTCACACAGTGGCTTCTGTCgtcatgtttcatttcagtaacCAGTCACataatattagaaacacctttGTGTGTAACACAATGCATTTTAActgcaccacaaactacagcctccaaaatgaccaaaaagttgaattaacacaacaaaaactgaacattataacctcAATGAAGGTAGAGTTTATCGCAGGGCTGTTGGattagactgcattagttttagccaggtgtacctaataaactgacTACTGAGTGTACATTCAAATTAGGGTTTTACCGTATTTGGTGGTCTACTATATCTACACCGGATCTCTGAATGGATCTCTTAAATTTGGtgctattgttttattttatttacgTTACcatatatggccaaaagtatgtggtcAGTAATGCTGATGTATTTCTATGTACTTTTGGTCtggttttgatgttttgtttttttatggtttgaGCCCCTTAATTCCAATAAAGGTTAATCTTAATGCTACAGTATACAATCACAGAAAATATTGAGACAATATTATGGCAACGGTTTTGGCAAGcccctttcctgtttcaacatgaaaacaCCCCTTTGCACAAAGCAAAATATGTACAGAAATgggtttggtgtggaagaacctGACTGGCCTCCACTAAGCCCTGAACTCTACCCTATCCagcacctttgggatgaatCAGAACGCAGACTGCGAGTCAGGCCATATCACCCCACATTAGTACCTGATGCTCAGTCACAGATGCTCCTCTGGCTGAAAGaaagcaaatccctgcagccagccTCCTAAATCTTACAGGAAGTCTTCAGAAGAGTGGAGCATGTCCAAGCTTTTAGAGTGAAATGTTCAGTCACATATGGGTTGTAAATCTTGGAGTTAAGCTTGATTCAGCATTGAAGTTTGACAATAACAATTAACAATTTCATTCATACCTTATCCTCCTACCTTAATtactgtaaaactttttttactCAGACTTCTATATCTGTCTCTAAATAGGTCAGAATGCTAAAGTGAAGGTCTTAAGAGGGTCAAATAAGAGGGATCATATTGTCCCCATTCTTGTTTCCCTATAATGGTTCCCTGTTATCCATAGAAATTAGTTTTCCATGGCTAGGTCAACCGTAATGGTAGTTTTAGCAGTGTTACATGGCCTGGCCCCCACTTACATTTCAGAATTTCTGTTCCCATGCCcactggtggaaagtaactaagtacatttactcaagtactgtatttgagtacaattttgaggtacttgtacttttcttgagtatttccatttgatgctactttatacttccacttctCTTTTCAgatggaaaatattgtactttctactccactacatttatttgacagctttagttacttttcagatgaagatttgacaccatagataatataacaaacttttaaaatacaacacattgttaaagatgaaaccagtggtttccaacctttttggcttttgatgtcttacaaaaagcagtgtgtagtcgggtcacatttcagatgtctatgagttattaacagctccaccaaatagtgatttttccctctaaacttctcacatggtttcatttcagtaaatgttaaaatgatccaatatttcaccaaaaatcataGAGGAAAAAGTCCCAAAGTCCCAAAACATTAGAGGAAAAAGtcccaaaactgaaaacagatttgtgtatcagaagtttgttgtttcttctttcctcta from Thunnus albacares chromosome 7, fThuAlb1.1, whole genome shotgun sequence includes:
- the cd81b gene encoding CD81 molecule b — translated: MAVTGCTQCIKYMLFFFNFIFWLAGGVILGVALWLRHDSQTSSLLVLQFEGHQAPGTFYISVYILIAVGAVMMLVGFLGCYGAIQESQCLLGTFFFFLVILFACEVAAAIWGFMNRDTISKELINFYDSAYIKAVDVSGTPSKDSAIAVLHAFHTTLDCCGKGDDTVLFQQVVSALCPQKSPEDLLKPQSCHDKLIELFSEKLYLIGLAALVVAVIMIFEMIFTMVLCCGIRNSPVY